Genomic window (Megamonas funiformis):
ACTTCTGCAATTTTAGGAATAGAAATGCTTGCTCCTTTTCTTGATACTGTAATTGAAGACGCTTTACTTGCTTTTTGTAAACTTTCTTCAATGGATTTACCTTGTTGTCTTAAAGCAATGAAATACCCTGTAAAAGTATCTCCAGCAGCTGTCGTATCTACAGCATCAACTTTATATGCAGGTTGGAAAATATTTATATCTTTATGACGATAATATGCACCTTTATCACCAAAAGTTAAAATAATTTCTAATTCAGGATATTTGCTAGCTAAACTATCTAATATATCTTCAACTTTTTCTTTATCAGCTAAATATGCCCCTTCATGTTCATTGACAAAAATTCCATCTATTGCCTGCATATTATATTTGTTAAGATTTTCATTGATTGGTGAAGGATTTAGATAAATTTTCATTTGTTTAGCTTTTGCTACTTCAATAATATAATCAATATTGGAAATTTCATTTTGTAAAATTAAAATATCACCTTGTGCAAAATCTTGCATCGCTTCATCAATATAAGCTTTATCCACTTCATAATTAGCTCCATGAAATAAAATAATGCAATTCTGTCCATGTTTATCAACTTGAATAATAGCCTGTCCGCTTGCTGTCTCTACTGTTTTAATCAAAGATGTATCTACATTATTATCTTTTAAAGCTTGTAATAAAATCTCTCCATCTTTACCAACACAACCAGCATACATGATATTTCCGCCAGCTTTAGCTACCGCAATTGACTGATTTAAACCTTTACCGCCTACACTTTCACTAAAACTTACGGAGTCGATAGTTTCTCCGCCTTTTACAATTTCTTCAACAGCATAAACCTTATCAATATTTAACGAACCGAAATTTAAAATCTTCATAAATAACTTCTCCTTTATTTTTATCTATTTTAATAAAACGTTTTACTTAATTTTTAAAAACTATAATTATAGTACAATCATTTTTTCAATTAGTCAATATTATCTAAAAATAAAAAATTATTTATAAGAAAAAAGCTTTCTACATAGATAAAAAATCTTGTAGAAAGCCTTTTTTATTTTACAAGCTCTATTAATTTTTGTTTTACTGCTGGTAAAAAGAATTTACAGTTTCTCATCTGTGTTTCACTGATACCAAAAGTTTCGCCATCTTCAATCAAAGCGATTAAATTATCCACAGCACCAGCCATTACACAAAGTTCTTTAAATGTAAAATCATTTACATGATTAGTAAATTTATCTAAAGATAAATGTGCTAAATCTTTTGCTTTTTCTTCTTCTTTTTTAGAAGTCAATCCAGCAAAGTCAGTCTGTAAAAAAATACTTAAAGCAAATCTTATTACATTTGCTTCTTCTCCAGAAAATAAAGCCTTTTGAGAATTTAATGGTAACATTTTAAAACCTCGCTATTTATGTATTATACTAAATATCAATGTTTTTCATTATACCATAAATTCTATTGTTAATATATTATTATTTTGTCAAAGTAACTGTATCTATCTGTGTATTATCTGGCAAATAACAATTAAAAGTTAAACTATTTTCATCAGCTTCTAAAACTAAATAATTATTAGTTTCTGGCTGTGGTGGTACATATTCATCAAGTGGATTTTTATGCCATAAACTTGGATAACGTACATTACCTGCCACGCCTGTGAGTATATACAACGTTCCCTGCTCATTTTGTGCAAAATCTCTGATTAAAGCTCTACGTCTATAAGTGTGTAAATGTGCTGTTAATACTGCATCAACATCATATTTATCAAATATCAGCATATAGATTTCACCATGTCTGGAAAAGCTTATTTCATCACCTAATGGTTTTGCATCTCTGCCATAATTTAGAATATCTCTATGCATTAATACAACTTTCCATTTTTTATCTGTAGTAGCTAAATCATTTTCTAGCCATTTAATCTGTTCATTCAATAAATCTGGCTCAAATTCTGCCATTTCATCATCTTGAGTATTAATCACAATAAAATGAACATCACCATAATCAAATGAATAATATTGATTTTGATATTTATCATTGCCATTTGTTGGTAATTTAAACATTTCTAAATACACATTTGGCATAGCTACTTGCCAATCAGTAGTATAAGTTTCATGATTTCCCTGCACTGGTGCTACTGGTATATTATTTACCATTGGTTCTACACCATCAAACCAGCCATTCCACTGCACTAAATCATATCCATTATCTACTAAATCACCCATATTTATAAAGAAATCACTATCTTGATTATTTTGCCATGCATTCATTGCCAATGATTTCCATTCAGTATAATCATTTGACTGAGAGTCAGGGAAAATCAAAACCTTGAATTTATTATTGTTTTCTTTGGCTGTTTTTAATTTATACCAATTACTGCGATTATTTTCAAAGCCTAATCTATAATCATAGACCATATCATCTTTTAAATTTTCTAAAGTTACAGCATAAATATAAATCTTCTTATTATCAATATCTAAAACACTTTTCTGTGGTTTAGCTTGTAAAATTTCATCTTCATTTTCTTGCTTATACTCTAAAATAAAATCTTCTCTATCATTCAAAGATTGCCACATAATAGTTCTACTATTAACACTATCTTTTGTAATTACTTGATGTAAATTCATATATTCTTCACTATTTAGTAAATTATATACTTTTGTAGCAAAAAATATCTGTTCTATTTTATTTCTAAGTGGTGAATATGACATTATTCCTACTGTACAGATAATTATTAATAACAATACACTAATAATTATTCTTTTTTTCATTAAATCACCTCATATTTTTTTATCAAACATTTTTCCCCATTTCATATGCTTCTTTCATAGCTTTAGTGCCTTTTATTTCTCCTTTTTGCCAAGCACCCACACCATAAATAACGCCTTTTTCATTTGGATTTTCTAAACAATCTAATAAGCCTCTAAAGCATTCAATACTTTTTTCCATCATATTTAAATCAGTCTCTGCTGCTGTGATTATAAAATAAAATTCTTTATTACTTAAATTTGTATATTGAGGCACAATTCTATCAATTAAAGTCTTCATCTGAGCATTAATTGTATAAAAATAAACAGGACTAGCCATGACGATAACATCAGCTTTGAGTAATTTAACTAAAATCTCTTTCATATCATCTTTTTGCACACATTCATGTGTAGTATTGCAAACACCACAACCTGTACAATATTTAATATTTTTATCTGCTAAAAAAATTTTTTCTACATCATGACCAGCTTCAGTAGCACCTTTCATAAATTCATCACATAAAATATCAGAATTTCCATTTCTTCTTGGACTAGCTGACAATATAACAACATTCTTTTTCATTGTAATCTCTCCTCTAAATAATACATTTCTTTTGTTATTTATACTATAAACCTTAGAGTAAACTTCATGTCAATAAAAAAATGCTTAAATATTTATTAATTCATAATAAATACTTAAGCATTGTATCTCTTATTTCCAAATTAACTGCATTAAATTTTTATACTCATTATTCAAATGTTTTATAATCACATCAAACATAGTATAAATCAAGTTACCTTCTTTTTCTATTTCGTTGAGAAGAATACCGCAATCTAAAATTAAATTATCTTCATTGTCAAAATAATATTTAAATGATTTATATGTTTTATTTAATTCATTTATCCCTATTCTTAGTTCTGTTTCATTATCTTTATTTAAAGCCTTAGCTGCTACAAAAACCCTTATCATGCCATAAATACTATCATCTAAAATAACAAGTACAGGCAATTTTTGTCCTTTAATATCAAGATTTGAACGAAAAACTACTGTATTAAATTCATTATTTTCAAATTCATTTACTTGAAAACTATTAATATTTTTTTCCTCTAAAAATTTTTTAAATGCTTCAGCTCTATTATTCATTATATATAACTCCTCTCTTCATCAATAGTTTTATATCTATTTCACAATTTCATATGGCCAATTTACAATACCACCAAAATTATAAACATTTACATAACCCATCTTAGCTAATTTAATTGAAGCGTCTGTAGCTCTTCTACCACTTCTACAATAAACTAATATCATTTGTTCTTTATCAGATAATAATTCTTGTAATAGTTTATTATCAGGGCTAATTTCTTCATTTGGCAAAGATATAGCATTCTTAATATGACCATCTTCATATTCTGGTTTAGTTCTTACATCTAAAATCACATAATTTTCTTCACTGTCCATAAACTGTTTTGCTTGTTCAGGATCAATTTGTCGAAAGCTGATATTTTCACCTACATCTACAACTTCATTATCAGCTTTTGCTATTTGATTAAAAGCTATTAAACCCATACCTAATACCATAACTACTAATATATACTTCACATATTTAAACATAATTACACCTCACCAACGTTTAAACAATTCATTTTCTACTACTTCTGGATGATGATATTGTTTATCCTTTAAATTATAACTGCCAAAATTAATCGCCTGCATTGGACACCACTGAATACATGCTAAACAGTATATACAATTATTATTTGACTTAAACTTTATTTTTCCTGCTTCTTCAATGATATTGTTTGTAGGGCAAAGTTTTACACATCGCTTGCAATGAATACAATTCTTTTTGACTGTCTTCTTTTGTAAACATTTCTTTATAAATAACCATGAAAAATATTTCTTTATTACATACCACCATGATTTTTTCACTAAAACATTATTGTTAGTCTTACGTTGATTTAATTCTTCTGCAATTTGCAATACTTTATCTTTATACGTATTCAATGAGCTATAATCGTATTTTTTACCCCAAAAACTTAAGATATTATCTGGTAAATATACCTCATTTCTATATGCTAAATCTATATTTTTAGCTTTTAATAAATCTTGCATTGTTATAAAACTATTTCCTACTTTACCGCCACAAGTAACTACAGCATAACAATATATTTTCTTATCGCTTTTTATCTCTAATTTTTTTATAAAATCCTGCATTAAATCTAAAACATCATAACAATGTACAGGAAAAACAAATCCCATTACACTATCATCATGCTTATAATCTTTTAAAGTGCTGATATCTTGCATTTTATCTTGTGTTAAATATGCCAATAATTTCGCTACTTGATACGAATTTCCAGTTCCTGAAAAATAATATATCATTACTTATTAAATTCTCCATTTCTTTTATTCCTTAAATAGATTTTATAAATTCCTATAATACGCTCCCCATTTATTCATCAAGTTTATTATAGGCTCTATTGTTTTGCCTATTTCCGTCAAGGAATATTCCACTTTAGGTGGAACTACAGCGTAGACTTTGCGAGATATGATTTTATCTTTTTCCAATTCACGTAAATTAGATGTTAATACTTTTTGTGTACAAGGAATAGCTCTATTTAATTCTGAAAATCTTTTTGTTCCTTTTAACAATTCTTTAACTACTAATATTTTTATCTTTGTCCCAAAAATTTGTAAAGATACAGCTACATCACAAGGTAATAATTCTTTTTCCATATTGCTCCTCTTCCATTTCTTTACTATCTTTGAAGAAACTATAATACTTTAAAGTACCTTCTTCATAAACATTTTTATCCATGATATTATTATAACAAATTTACAAATCTATATCAGAAAGGATTTTTATGATGAAAATTCAACAAATACGCAACGCTACTTTAATCATAACGTATGCAAATAAAAGATTTCTAATTGATCCGATGTTTGCACCTAAAGATTTTTATCCACCAATACCAAAATGTTTTAATCCCAATACTAAATGGCCGCTTGTAGATTTACCCTTTGCCATTTCCAAAATCATTGATAATATTGATGCTGTAATTTTAACACATTATCATATCGACCATTTTGATGAATTTGCAGTTCAGGCACTACCTAAAAGCTTAAAAATCTACGTTCAAGATGATATTGATAAACAATTATTGATAAATCATGACTTTACTAATATCGAAGTTTTAACAAAAGAAGGCAATTCATTTGATGATATCAAACTCTATAAAGTTGATTGTCAACATGGTATAAAAGCTCTAACAGTGCCATATTTTGAATTTACGAGTAATTATTTTAACATGAGTGTACGCTATGAAGCTATGGGGGTTATTTTCCAACATAAAGATGAAGAAACTTTATATCTAGCTGGCGACACTATATTTTGTGATTTTGTTAAAAATGCTATTGCTCAATATGCACCTGCTAAAATTATCATCAACTGTGCAGATGCTCAATTTGAACATAGTGGCTCTATCATCATGGGAACTGATGATATTTTAAAACTTCATCAATATGCTCCTAATTTAAAAATAATAGCTAGTCATTTAGATACTGTAGGTCATGCCACTTTAAACCGTCAACAATTAAGCGAATTTATCACTCAACATAAATTAACCGATTATATCTTCGTACCAAAAGACGGAGAAATAATCTAAACGAAAATACATTTATCAGAAAAATCCCTTTAAATATTGAAATTAATTATCATTTTTATTATACTTGATATATAAATTATATATCCTAAAGAAAAGAAGTGATATTCTTGCAAAAAGAACATTTTGATATCACAGGTATGACATGTTCGGCTTGCTCTAGTAGAGTAGAAAAAGCTGTCGGTAAATTACCTGGTATAATCAATCACTCGGTGAATTTGCTAAAAAATTCTATGGTTGTGGAATTTGATGAAAAATTATTATCCATAAATGAAATTATTCAAGCTGTAGAAAAAGCTGGTTATGGTGCTTCATTGCATCATAATCAGTCTTTGGGCAAACAAAGTCCTACAAAAATTGAAAATAAAGCAGAAGATATTCATACACAAATGAAAAAACGTTTATTTATCTCTATTATTTTCATGTTACCTCTATTTTATATTTCTATGGGACATATGTTTTCCTTACCTATGCCCTCTTTACTTCTAGGTACAGAAAATGCTCTTTCGTTTGCTTTTACTCAATTTTTATTATTAATTCCTATAGTATTTGTCAATTTCAAATATTATAGCGTAGGCTTCAAAACATTATTTCAACTTTCGCCTAATATGAATTCTTTGATTGCCCTTGGTTCAAGTGCTGCCATTATCTATGGTATTTATGCCATTTATAAAATAAGTTTTGCCTTAGGTCATGGAGATTTATCTACAGCTCATCATTTCAGTATGGATTTATATTTTGAATCAGCAGGTATGATTTTGACCTTGATCACCTTAGGAAAATTTCTCGAAAGTAGAGCTAAAAATAAAACATCTGATGCTATCACCAAATTGATGAATTTAGCACCGAAAACAGCTCTTCGCTTAGAAAATAATCAAGAACAAGAAATTTCTATTGATGATGTAAAATTAAATGACATTCTAATCGTCAAAGCAGGTGCAAGTATTCCTACAGATGGTATTATTATTGAAGGTCATGGCGTTATTGATGAATCTTCACTCACTGGTGAACCTATTCCTTGTGATAAAACCATTGACCAAACTGTAATTGGTGGCACAATCAATAAATCTGGCTATTTTAAAATGCGTGTTACTAAAATTGGCGAAAATACTACTTTAGCTCAAATCATAAATTTAGTAGATGATGCCACTAGTTCCAAAGCACCTATTGCCAAAATCGCTGATAAAATCAGTGCCATCTTTGTTCCTATTGTAATAACACTTGCTATTATTGCCACTATCATCTGGCTATTTAAAGGCGAAAGTTTAGAATTTGCTTTATCTATTGGTATCTGTGTATTGGTTATTTCTTGTCCTTGTGCTTTAGGACTTGCTACACCTACAGCTATTATGGTAGGCACAGGTAAAGGTGCAAGTTTAGGTATTTTATCTAAATCAGCCCAAGCTTTAGAAACTCTTCACAATATCAATACAGTTGTTCTCGATAAAACAGGCACAATAACTCAAGGCAAACCTCAAGTAACAGATATTTATACTTCAAAAGAAGTAACACTTCAACAATTATTGACCGTTGCCTCTTCATTAGAAAAATTATCTGAACACCCTTTAGGTGAAGCCATTCTTCAAGTAGCAGATAAACACAATATATCAACTTTAGCTGTAGAAAAATTTAAACAAATAGCAGGGCAAGGATTATCCGGTATTATTGACAATTCCATTTGTCTTGCAGGTAATCAAAAATTATTAATCGCTCATGATATTGAAAATGAACAGCTATTTTCCCTAGGTAATAAATTAGCCCAACAAGGAAAAACACCTTTATACTTCACTAAAGACGATACAATTCTTGGCTTAATAGCTATCGCCGATACAATTAAAGCAACAAGTCCTCAAGCTATTCAAGAATTAAAAAATCTCGGTATCAATATCTATATGTTGACTGGTGATAATCAACTCACAGCAAAACAGATAGCTAAGCAAATAAATCTTGAAGAAAATAATATAATTTCTGATGTATTACCTCAAGATAAAGAAGCTAAAATTCGTCAACTCCAAAATCAAGAGCAAAAAGTAGCTATGGTAGGTGATGGCATAAATGACGCACCTGCACTTGCTCGTGCTGATGTTGGTATTGCTATCGGTGCCGGTACAGATATTGCTATTGACTCCGCTGATATTATTTTAATGAAAAACAATTTACTAGATGTAGTAACTGCTATAAAATTAAGTAAAGCCGTTATCAAAAATATCCGTGAAAATCTCTTCTGGGCATTTATCTATAATATCATAGGTATTCCTATT
Coding sequences:
- a CDS encoding ribokinase; protein product: MKILNFGSLNIDKVYAVEEIVKGGETIDSVSFSESVGGKGLNQSIAVAKAGGNIMYAGCVGKDGEILLQALKDNNVDTSLIKTVETASGQAIIQVDKHGQNCIILFHGANYEVDKAYIDEAMQDFAQGDILILQNEISNIDYIIEVAKAKQMKIYLNPSPINENLNKYNMQAIDGIFVNEHEGAYLADKEKVEDILDSLASKYPELEIILTFGDKGAYYRHKDINIFQPAYKVDAVDTTAAGDTFTGYFIALRQQGKSIEESLQKASKASSITVSRKGASISIPKIAEVD
- a CDS encoding purple acid phosphatase family protein; amino-acid sequence: MKKRIIISVLLLIIICTVGIMSYSPLRNKIEQIFFATKVYNLLNSEEYMNLHQVITKDSVNSRTIMWQSLNDREDFILEYKQENEDEILQAKPQKSVLDIDNKKIYIYAVTLENLKDDMVYDYRLGFENNRSNWYKLKTAKENNNKFKVLIFPDSQSNDYTEWKSLAMNAWQNNQDSDFFINMGDLVDNGYDLVQWNGWFDGVEPMVNNIPVAPVQGNHETYTTDWQVAMPNVYLEMFKLPTNGNDKYQNQYYSFDYGDVHFIVINTQDDEMAEFEPDLLNEQIKWLENDLATTDKKWKVVLMHRDILNYGRDAKPLGDEISFSRHGEIYMLIFDKYDVDAVLTAHLHTYRRRALIRDFAQNEQGTLYILTGVAGNVRYPSLWHKNPLDEYVPPQPETNNYLVLEADENSLTFNCYLPDNTQIDTVTLTK
- a CDS encoding flavodoxin family protein; translation: MKKNVVILSASPRRNGNSDILCDEFMKGATEAGHDVEKIFLADKNIKYCTGCGVCNTTHECVQKDDMKEILVKLLKADVIVMASPVYFYTINAQMKTLIDRIVPQYTNLSNKEFYFIITAAETDLNMMEKSIECFRGLLDCLENPNEKGVIYGVGAWQKGEIKGTKAMKEAYEMGKNV
- a CDS encoding rhodanese-like domain-containing protein; this translates as MFKYVKYILVVMVLGMGLIAFNQIAKADNEVVDVGENISFRQIDPEQAKQFMDSEENYVILDVRTKPEYEDGHIKNAISLPNEEISPDNKLLQELLSDKEQMILVYCRSGRRATDASIKLAKMGYVNVYNFGGIVNWPYEIVK
- a CDS encoding EFR1 family ferrodoxin (N-terminal region resembles flavodoxins. C-terminal ferrodoxin region binds two 4Fe-4S clusters.) — protein: MIYYFSGTGNSYQVAKLLAYLTQDKMQDISTLKDYKHDDSVMGFVFPVHCYDVLDLMQDFIKKLEIKSDKKIYCYAVVTCGGKVGNSFITMQDLLKAKNIDLAYRNEVYLPDNILSFWGKKYDYSSLNTYKDKVLQIAEELNQRKTNNNVLVKKSWWYVIKKYFSWLFIKKCLQKKTVKKNCIHCKRCVKLCPTNNIIEEAGKIKFKSNNNCIYCLACIQWCPMQAINFGSYNLKDKQYHHPEVVENELFKRW
- a CDS encoding winged helix-turn-helix transcriptional regulator yields the protein MEKELLPCDVAVSLQIFGTKIKILVVKELLKGTKRFSELNRAIPCTQKVLTSNLRELEKDKIISRKVYAVVPPKVEYSLTEIGKTIEPIINLMNKWGAYYRNL
- a CDS encoding MBL fold metallo-hydrolase, which produces MMKIQQIRNATLIITYANKRFLIDPMFAPKDFYPPIPKCFNPNTKWPLVDLPFAISKIIDNIDAVILTHYHIDHFDEFAVQALPKSLKIYVQDDIDKQLLINHDFTNIEVLTKEGNSFDDIKLYKVDCQHGIKALTVPYFEFTSNYFNMSVRYEAMGVIFQHKDEETLYLAGDTIFCDFVKNAIAQYAPAKIIINCADAQFEHSGSIIMGTDDILKLHQYAPNLKIIASHLDTVGHATLNRQQLSEFITQHKLTDYIFVPKDGEII
- a CDS encoding heavy metal translocating P-type ATPase, producing the protein MIFLQKEHFDITGMTCSACSSRVEKAVGKLPGIINHSVNLLKNSMVVEFDEKLLSINEIIQAVEKAGYGASLHHNQSLGKQSPTKIENKAEDIHTQMKKRLFISIIFMLPLFYISMGHMFSLPMPSLLLGTENALSFAFTQFLLLIPIVFVNFKYYSVGFKTLFQLSPNMNSLIALGSSAAIIYGIYAIYKISFALGHGDLSTAHHFSMDLYFESAGMILTLITLGKFLESRAKNKTSDAITKLMNLAPKTALRLENNQEQEISIDDVKLNDILIVKAGASIPTDGIIIEGHGVIDESSLTGEPIPCDKTIDQTVIGGTINKSGYFKMRVTKIGENTTLAQIINLVDDATSSKAPIAKIADKISAIFVPIVITLAIIATIIWLFKGESLEFALSIGICVLVISCPCALGLATPTAIMVGTGKGASLGILSKSAQALETLHNINTVVLDKTGTITQGKPQVTDIYTSKEVTLQQLLTVASSLEKLSEHPLGEAILQVADKHNISTLAVEKFKQIAGQGLSGIIDNSICLAGNQKLLIAHDIENEQLFSLGNKLAQQGKTPLYFTKDDTILGLIAIADTIKATSPQAIQELKNLGINIYMLTGDNQLTAKQIAKQINLEENNIISDVLPQDKEAKIRQLQNQEQKVAMVGDGINDAPALARADVGIAIGAGTDIAIDSADIILMKNNLLDVVTAIKLSKAVIKNIRENLFWAFIYNIIGIPIAMGLFYTAFGLKLNPMIGALAMSFSSVFVVTNALRLRFFQNNYQTSSINKDNSSTAINIQAIDLNTSKGDDNMGLLNNLFHKNSEKQTEKIISIEGIMCQHCVRHATEALEKIDGVSDVKVSLENKNAVIHVNQNVTDEQITNAIVEAGYEVTAIK